In a genomic window of Sulfurimonas denitrificans DSM 1251:
- a CDS encoding pyrroline-5-carboxylate reductase, which yields MKTITFIGNGNMALSIAKGLKNSYKIEVVGRNLEKLEKFEKELGVDIEKALMDDFSVEDKTVIFCVKPANVEEVATRINGKARVIYSVLAGTSLQKLRQNLHPHALIRAMPNLAASVGMSMTTLTGDEEFKTEAQELLGAIGTTLWLGSEKELDIATGLAGSGPAYLALIAESLADGAVKQGMKRADAMVVMRGLFAGFGELIQDIHPALLKDGVMSPGGTTAAGYGALEDGNVRAACISAVERAYKRATEL from the coding sequence ATGAAAACTATAACTTTTATTGGTAATGGCAATATGGCTCTTAGCATTGCAAAAGGTTTAAAAAATAGTTATAAGATTGAAGTAGTTGGAAGAAATTTAGAAAAATTGGAAAAGTTTGAAAAAGAGCTTGGAGTTGATATAGAAAAAGCTCTTATGGATGATTTTAGTGTTGAAGATAAAACTGTAATATTTTGTGTAAAACCTGCAAATGTTGAAGAAGTTGCTACTAGAATTAATGGTAAAGCTAGAGTAATATACTCTGTTTTAGCAGGAACTTCACTCCAAAAATTAAGACAAAATTTACATCCACATGCACTAATTCGTGCTATGCCAAACTTAGCCGCTAGTGTTGGGATGTCTATGACAACGCTTACTGGGGATGAAGAGTTTAAGACTGAAGCACAGGAGCTTCTTGGAGCTATAGGCACAACTCTTTGGCTAGGAAGTGAAAAAGAGCTAGATATTGCAACAGGACTTGCTGGAAGCGGACCTGCATACTTAGCGCTTATCGCTGAATCGCTTGCAGACGGGGCAGTTAAACAAGGGATGAAAAGAGCCGATGCAATGGTAGTTATGCGTGGTTTATTTGCAGGTTTTGGAGAACTAATTCAAGATATTCATCCTGCACTTCTAAAAGATGGTGTTATGAGCCCTGGAGGTACGACCGCAGCAGGTTATGGAGCATTAGAAGATGGAAATGTAAGAGCAGCATGTATAAGCGCTGTTGAGAGAGCTTATAAAAGGGCAACTGAACTTTAA
- a CDS encoding murein hydrolase activator EnvC family protein, with the protein MTKLFVLFYLIHSLVDAKTNVDTKIEKTSSEIGSYAKTQEAISKKMDETAQAIMQHEKEIKAQQESLKRLKEELAEKESTHNENVKEIKELKRSQDGLKQNGNELEEELVFTIAQSVTLSIVLEEEFSASQDSLIEYEVLESMLRSAKVKIKELNDKFHENSKNIEVLNKHVSTLEAAIASIDSKKREVERTQAANIVSLKELKIARESYKDELKDILNKQDSLKKTLAQLNIIKIDELKKAEEEAQRKEAFSEKPTAPSSGDLPQVKSVGSSYQAAKTKLYVGEKTIPPFEPYKITKKYGNYTDPIYGIKVFNESISLKPAQENEKVRTVFNGKVIYADKTPVLNNIVIIEHDDGIHTIYANLSQIAPDIEKGKKVKKGYTIGRVSDELIFEVTQKSFHINPSSLFQ; encoded by the coding sequence ATGACAAAATTATTTGTACTTTTTTACCTTATCCATTCATTAGTAGATGCAAAAACAAATGTTGATACTAAAATAGAAAAAACAAGTTCTGAAATAGGCTCTTATGCAAAAACACAAGAGGCGATTAGTAAAAAAATGGATGAGACTGCACAAGCCATTATGCAGCATGAAAAAGAGATAAAAGCTCAACAGGAGTCTCTTAAGAGGCTAAAAGAAGAGCTAGCAGAAAAAGAGAGCACTCATAATGAGAATGTAAAAGAGATTAAAGAGTTAAAGAGATCACAAGATGGACTGAAGCAAAATGGAAATGAGCTAGAAGAGGAGTTGGTTTTTACAATTGCTCAAAGTGTTACGCTCTCCATTGTTTTAGAAGAGGAGTTTAGTGCTTCGCAAGATTCATTGATAGAGTATGAAGTCCTAGAGAGTATGTTACGCAGTGCAAAAGTGAAAATAAAAGAGTTGAATGATAAATTCCATGAAAACTCTAAAAATATAGAGGTACTAAATAAACATGTAAGCACGCTAGAAGCTGCAATTGCTTCAATCGATTCAAAAAAACGAGAGGTAGAGAGAACTCAAGCGGCGAATATTGTCTCACTCAAAGAGCTAAAAATTGCAAGAGAGTCATATAAAGATGAGTTAAAAGATATTTTAAATAAACAAGATTCACTTAAAAAAACGTTAGCACAACTTAATATTATAAAAATAGATGAACTAAAAAAAGCAGAGGAGGAGGCTCAGAGGAAAGAGGCTTTTAGTGAGAAACCAACAGCTCCTAGCAGTGGCGATTTACCGCAAGTTAAAAGTGTAGGAAGCAGTTATCAAGCTGCTAAAACTAAACTTTATGTTGGAGAAAAAACTATCCCGCCATTTGAACCGTATAAAATTACAAAAAAGTATGGGAATTATACCGACCCTATTTATGGTATTAAAGTTTTTAACGAGTCTATATCGCTAAAACCAGCACAAGAGAATGAAAAAGTAAGAACAGTTTTCAATGGAAAGGTAATATATGCGGATAAAACTCCAGTTTTAAATAATATTGTAATTATTGAGCATGATGATGGTATTCACACTATTTATGCAAATCTTTCTCAAATTGCACCAGATATTGAAAAAGGGAAAAAAGTCAAAAAGGGCTATACAATAGGCAGAGTAAGTGATGAGCTGATTTTTGAAGTTACGCAAAAATCATTTCATATAAATCCAAGTAGCTTGTTTCAATGA
- a CDS encoding response regulator: MQNFLSENYIEIVVFILFLGLSIIYLILRVKKNKQNKETTNIIREEIEKKVDVKPMLSRKKRELIKHQKITRDDFSIFTGVKILIAEDNIINQKVIIGLLSTSGIDIKVANDGQETLDMLEINSDFSIIFMDVHMPILDGFQATKLIRKNPKYEHIPIIALSGDTDAADIKNMLDVGMDAHVEKPLNIDALYDILYIYTTAQESKNTILYKNNEALKEFDIALGLEICSGDKEFYIEILHDFISTYSNSAMLIQELISNSNGSNAKKILLDISGVAANIGASKLHEIAIELKDSISNPANLEYITKLKKYKRSLQHTCKAINEYIKQN; this comes from the coding sequence ATGCAAAATTTTTTAAGTGAAAATTACATTGAAATAGTTGTATTTATCCTATTTTTGGGTCTGTCTATTATATATTTAATCCTTAGAGTTAAAAAAAACAAGCAAAATAAAGAAACAACAAATATTATTCGTGAAGAGATAGAAAAAAAGGTAGATGTTAAACCAATGTTGAGTAGAAAAAAGAGAGAACTGATAAAACATCAAAAAATAACTAGAGATGACTTTTCGATTTTTACTGGTGTAAAAATTTTAATAGCTGAAGATAATATAATAAATCAAAAAGTAATTATAGGACTTTTATCAACATCAGGAATTGATATAAAAGTGGCAAACGATGGGCAAGAAACGTTAGATATGCTAGAAATAAACAGTGATTTTTCTATTATATTTATGGATGTTCATATGCCTATATTAGATGGTTTTCAAGCGACAAAACTAATTAGAAAAAATCCAAAATATGAGCACATCCCAATTATAGCTCTCAGCGGTGATACAGATGCTGCTGATATAAAGAATATGTTAGATGTTGGGATGGATGCACATGTAGAAAAACCACTGAATATAGATGCTCTTTATGATATTTTATATATCTACACAACTGCACAAGAGTCAAAAAATACTATATTATATAAAAACAACGAAGCATTAAAAGAGTTTGACATAGCTTTAGGTCTGGAGATATGCAGTGGCGATAAAGAGTTTTACATTGAAATTTTGCATGATTTTATCTCAACGTATTCAAACTCAGCGATGCTCATTCAAGAACTTATAAGCAATTCAAATGGCTCAAATGCTAAGAAAATATTGCTTGATATTTCTGGAGTTGCTGCAAACATTGGAGCTAGTAAGCTTCATGAAATTGCAATTGAGTTAAAAGACAGTATTTCAAACCCTGCAAATTTGGAGTATATAACTAAATTAAAAAAATATAAAAGATCGCTTCAACATACATGTAAAGCGATTAACGAGTACATAAAGCAGAATTAA
- a CDS encoding cell division protein FtsX codes for MKSVKNHLSLVIALLSILFSMQVFFIVDRAIDAYKITLSKNYSVIAVSKKELSSDEFKKINNIISNIKEISPDSVIKRLSSDMKSTNVELLKLTLPKFYKLSLEYYPSPAEVKKLRDDLLENSSITKVEDFSHNHDTVYKLLLLFKNVVSLFSIVVLIVTVLLIFKELRIWQYKHNERMSIMGLFGAALWLRSAVLFRLSIVDALIASIVSIGAFVYLSSYPWIIEQFRSIGIEVVIFNPIDDSLVIIGVAMSISIVLASLIVLGHKEEA; via the coding sequence ATGAAGTCTGTTAAAAATCATCTCTCTTTAGTAATAGCTCTCTTGAGCATACTATTTTCTATGCAGGTTTTCTTTATTGTTGATCGCGCTATTGATGCCTATAAAATCACTCTTTCAAAAAACTACTCAGTCATCGCTGTAAGTAAAAAAGAGTTAAGTTCTGATGAGTTTAAAAAGATAAATAATATTATCTCAAATATTAAAGAGATATCTCCAGATTCTGTTATAAAGAGATTAAGCAGTGATATGAAGAGCACTAATGTAGAGCTTTTAAAACTAACTCTTCCCAAGTTTTATAAACTCTCACTAGAGTATTATCCCTCACCTGCGGAGGTGAAAAAACTAAGAGATGATTTGCTTGAGAATAGCTCCATAACTAAAGTAGAAGATTTTTCTCATAATCATGATACGGTTTATAAACTTCTGCTTCTATTTAAAAATGTTGTCTCTCTTTTTTCTATTGTTGTTTTGATTGTAACAGTTCTTCTTATATTTAAAGAACTCAGAATTTGGCAGTATAAGCATAATGAGAGAATGAGCATAATGGGGCTTTTTGGTGCTGCTTTGTGGCTGCGCTCAGCTGTGCTATTTAGGCTCTCAATTGTAGATGCGTTGATTGCTAGTATTGTATCAATAGGAGCTTTTGTCTATCTCTCCTCTTACCCGTGGATAATAGAGCAATTCAGAAGTATCGGTATAGAAGTTGTTATTTTTAATCCAATAGATGATTCATTAGTTATTATAGGAGTCGCTATGTCGATTTCTATAGTTTTAGCATCACTGATTGTTTTGGGACATAAAGAAGAGGCATGA
- the rsmH gene encoding 16S rRNA (cytosine(1402)-N(4))-methyltransferase RsmH, with amino-acid sequence MQTIPHVPVLYREVLEQFKNIKNGIVIDCTMGYGGHTSLILDANPNIKLIAIDQDQSAIDFSTKRLEPYGDRVVIKKGRFSTIIKEILKEYDISDIRGILADIGVSSLQLDKKERGFSFFSENLDMRMDEDAPLNANIVINEYSSHELQRVLLEYGELRNYKQIASFIVSNRPFYSAKELSDALRHLMPSGKKIHPATLLMQAIRIEVNNELGELESLLDTIQERKFLDTKVAIISFHSLEDRIVKNRFNEWRASCICPQEAMRCTCTNDNSLGNILTKKPIIAQMDEIQANPRSRSAKLRVFEMKK; translated from the coding sequence ATGCAAACAATTCCACATGTACCAGTTCTTTATAGAGAAGTTTTAGAGCAATTTAAAAATATAAAAAATGGAATAGTAATTGATTGCACTATGGGTTATGGCGGGCACACATCTTTGATACTTGATGCAAACCCAAATATAAAATTAATTGCCATAGACCAAGACCAGAGTGCAATAGATTTTTCAACAAAACGTCTTGAGCCGTATGGAGATAGAGTTGTTATAAAAAAAGGGCGCTTCTCTACGATAATAAAAGAGATTTTAAAAGAGTATGATATAAGCGATATCAGAGGAATTTTGGCTGATATTGGCGTTTCATCGCTTCAATTGGATAAAAAAGAGAGAGGTTTCTCTTTTTTTAGCGAAAATCTTGATATGAGAATGGATGAAGATGCGCCTCTTAATGCAAACATAGTTATAAATGAGTACTCTTCACATGAGCTACAAAGAGTTCTATTAGAGTATGGAGAGCTTAGAAACTACAAACAAATAGCATCTTTTATAGTTTCTAACCGCCCATTTTATTCAGCAAAAGAGCTCTCAGACGCATTAAGACATCTTATGCCAAGTGGGAAAAAAATACATCCTGCAACGCTTTTAATGCAGGCAATTCGCATAGAGGTAAATAATGAGCTCGGCGAGCTAGAGTCTCTCCTAGATACAATACAAGAGAGAAAATTTTTAGATACAAAAGTAGCAATTATCTCATTTCACTCACTTGAAGATAGGATAGTAAAAAATAGATTTAACGAGTGGAGGGCTAGTTGTATATGCCCACAAGAGGCTATGAGATGTACATGTACTAATGATAACTCTTTGGGCAATATTTTAACAAAAAAGCCTATCATTGCGCAGATGGATGAGATTCAAGCTAATCCTCGGAGCAGAAGTGCAAAACTGAGAGTTTTTGAGATGAAAAAATGA
- a CDS encoding glutamate-5-semialdehyde dehydrogenase — protein sequence MEKFLQEAKSASRVLSLLSGAKKNRVLKEMANALRVNKADLIDANALDMADGKKNSLSLALMDRLLLDEVRIEAMAVAIEEIAALKEPVGRVLDGWVTEAGLKIEKVSIPIGVIGIIYESRPNVTSDTAALCFKSSNVCVLKGGKEAQNSNEAIAKVLQATLEKNSLPKSLISLVPDSSREGVAKLIKMDKYVDLIIPRGGEGLIKYVCDNATVSVVKHDKGQCHTYIDKEAILEDAIKIAINAKTQRPGVCNAMETLLVDSAIAKSALPLIKAEFDKANTKLKGCLKTQEIIDVESVTEEDYDTEYLDNILNMRVVDGVEEAIEHIVRFGSGHSEAIVTQNVTTAEKFLNSIDAAAVYLNASTRFTDGGSFGFGAEVGISTNKLHARGPMGIEGLTTYKYKIYGSGQTR from the coding sequence ATGGAAAAATTTTTACAAGAAGCAAAATCTGCAAGTAGGGTTTTATCACTCTTAAGCGGTGCTAAAAAAAACAGAGTCTTAAAAGAGATGGCTAATGCTCTAAGAGTAAATAAGGCAGACCTTATAGACGCAAATGCTCTTGATATGGCAGATGGTAAGAAAAATAGCCTCTCCTTGGCATTGATGGATAGACTTCTTTTGGATGAAGTTCGTATTGAAGCTATGGCTGTAGCGATTGAAGAGATAGCTGCATTAAAAGAGCCAGTCGGGCGGGTGCTTGATGGCTGGGTAACTGAGGCTGGACTAAAGATTGAAAAGGTCTCTATCCCTATTGGAGTTATTGGGATTATTTATGAATCTCGCCCAAATGTTACAAGTGATACGGCTGCACTTTGCTTTAAGAGTTCAAATGTATGTGTGTTAAAAGGTGGAAAAGAGGCTCAAAACTCAAATGAAGCCATAGCAAAAGTTCTTCAAGCTACACTAGAGAAAAATTCTCTGCCAAAATCTCTAATCTCTCTTGTTCCTGATTCATCAAGAGAGGGCGTTGCTAAGCTAATTAAGATGGATAAATATGTAGATTTAATAATCCCTCGTGGCGGAGAAGGGCTTATAAAATATGTATGTGATAATGCAACTGTAAGCGTAGTAAAGCACGATAAAGGGCAATGTCATACATACATAGATAAAGAAGCAATCCTTGAGGATGCGATAAAGATTGCAATAAATGCAAAAACGCAAAGACCTGGAGTTTGTAATGCAATGGAGACACTTTTGGTTGATAGTGCCATAGCAAAAAGCGCGCTTCCACTTATTAAGGCAGAGTTTGATAAAGCAAACACAAAATTAAAAGGTTGTTTAAAAACTCAAGAGATTATAGATGTAGAGAGCGTAACGGAGGAAGATTATGATACGGAGTATTTGGATAATATCTTAAATATGAGAGTTGTAGATGGAGTTGAAGAGGCGATAGAGCATATTGTAAGATTTGGCTCAGGTCATTCAGAGGCTATTGTGACTCAAAATGTAACAACAGCTGAAAAATTTCTAAACTCTATAGATGCGGCTGCTGTGTATCTTAATGCATCAACACGCTTTACAGATGGTGGATCATTTGGTTTTGGAGCAGAGGTCGGAATTAGTACAAATAAGCTTCATGCAAGGGGTCCAATGGGGATAGAGGGACTCACAACATATAAATATAAAATTTATGGAAGTGGGCAAACAAGATAG
- the thrC gene encoding threonine synthase, translating to MNFIQTRGCDATKVKSVTFSEAILNPIASFGGLYVPEALPSLGEAFLKKHLNSSYKELASDMLSRFEIDIDKHVIDEALNLYDRFDNPKNPVPVVRVKENLYVSELYHGPTRAFKDMALQPFGVVLSSIAQKRDEHYLILAATSGDTGPAALETFKNRANVQVACLYPDGGTSDVQRLQMVTEDAKNLKVIGINGVFDDAQNALKRLLASDDFKSALKKKNILLSAANSVNFGRIIFQIIYHIHSYLELVRQGAILMGEKVYLNVPSGNFGNALGAYYAWKMGLGVEKIIISSNENNVLTKLIKTGKYDLRDLHVVSTTSPAMDILKSSNVERILFDMFGFERTKELMQDLESKNFYELNADELSKLQESFDADFCNGDEGKKYIKDTFYNNGYLMDPHTATCLKSYETCSNPKIKTIAYSTAEWTKFSPVIANALTGEVDAQDIIALESISKEAKLEIPAMVKALFTKPIVQKVVIEKEDIEKEILKFI from the coding sequence ATGAACTTTATTCAAACCCGTGGATGTGACGCAACTAAAGTAAAAAGTGTAACATTCTCAGAAGCTATCTTAAACCCAATCGCCTCTTTTGGAGGTCTTTATGTGCCTGAGGCTTTGCCCTCTTTAGGAGAGGCTTTTTTAAAGAAACATTTAAACTCTTCATATAAAGAGTTGGCATCTGACATGTTAAGCCGTTTTGAGATAGATATTGATAAACATGTAATTGACGAAGCGCTAAACCTTTATGATAGGTTTGATAATCCAAAAAATCCAGTCCCTGTCGTAAGAGTGAAAGAGAATCTATATGTAAGCGAACTCTATCATGGTCCAACACGTGCTTTTAAAGATATGGCTCTACAACCTTTTGGAGTCGTATTATCTTCTATTGCGCAAAAAAGAGATGAGCACTATCTTATTTTGGCGGCAACTAGTGGCGATACAGGTCCAGCTGCACTAGAGACTTTTAAAAACAGAGCAAATGTTCAAGTTGCATGTCTCTATCCTGATGGCGGAACAAGTGATGTTCAAAGACTACAAATGGTTACAGAAGATGCAAAAAATCTAAAAGTAATTGGAATAAATGGCGTTTTTGATGATGCGCAAAATGCACTAAAGAGACTTTTGGCTTCAGATGATTTTAAATCAGCTCTAAAGAAAAAAAACATTCTTCTCTCGGCTGCAAACTCTGTAAACTTTGGGCGTATTATTTTTCAAATAATTTACCATATTCATAGCTATTTAGAGCTTGTCCGTCAAGGTGCTATTCTTATGGGTGAGAAGGTTTACTTAAATGTTCCAAGTGGAAATTTTGGAAATGCACTTGGTGCTTACTATGCTTGGAAAATGGGACTTGGGGTTGAAAAAATCATAATATCTTCAAATGAAAATAATGTTCTTACGAAACTTATTAAAACTGGAAAATATGATTTAAGAGACTTACATGTAGTAAGTACAACTTCTCCAGCGATGGATATATTAAAATCTTCAAATGTTGAGAGAATTTTATTTGATATGTTTGGTTTTGAGAGAACAAAGGAGTTGATGCAAGACTTGGAGTCAAAGAATTTTTATGAGTTAAATGCAGATGAGCTTAGCAAACTTCAAGAGAGCTTTGATGCTGATTTTTGTAACGGCGATGAGGGTAAAAAATATATAAAAGATACATTTTATAATAATGGTTATCTTATGGATCCCCATACTGCCACATGTTTAAAATCTTACGAGACTTGTTCAAATCCTAAAATAAAAACAATTGCTTACTCAACAGCAGAGTGGACTAAGTTTTCTCCAGTAATAGCTAATGCGCTAACTGGGGAAGTTGATGCACAGGATATTATAGCACTTGAATCAATCTCTAAAGAGGCAAAGCTTGAAATTCCTGCTATGGTAAAAGCTCTTTTTACAAAGCCGATTGTTCAAAAAGTGGTTATTGAAAAAGAAGATATAGAAAAAGAGATATTGAAGTTTATATAA
- a CDS encoding GNAT family N-acetyltransferase has product MQLVTETICQKNRDSFDDFYAIYSLSFPHSEQKSKEELLMMLHSTNYTIFISKIETQVVGFCIIFHSEKSSFYLLEYMAIDGTKRGLGIGSKLFSHVTMQIFSKYGIKPILIEIDSPKERSDEQEQREKREQFYKKLGCRKIDSFDYILAINNNQITPSMELLVYHEDMQNILKSQLQEWLEEIYTLVYGCAKDDKRIDKMLSHAPQILNLI; this is encoded by the coding sequence TTGCAACTTGTAACAGAGACTATTTGTCAAAAAAATAGAGATAGTTTTGATGATTTTTATGCCATCTACTCTCTCTCTTTCCCGCATAGTGAACAAAAATCAAAAGAAGAGCTTTTGATGATGCTTCACTCGACTAACTACACGATTTTTATATCTAAAATAGAAACTCAAGTAGTAGGTTTTTGTATAATTTTTCATTCTGAGAAAAGTTCATTTTATCTTTTAGAATATATGGCTATTGATGGAACTAAAAGGGGCTTGGGGATAGGCTCAAAGCTTTTTTCTCACGTTACTATGCAAATCTTTAGCAAATATGGTATCAAACCTATACTCATAGAGATAGATTCACCCAAAGAGAGAAGTGATGAGCAAGAACAAAGAGAGAAGCGAGAGCAGTTTTATAAAAAGTTAGGATGCAGAAAAATTGACTCCTTTGATTATATTTTGGCAATAAACAATAATCAAATCACACCTTCTATGGAGCTTTTAGTATATCATGAGGATATGCAAAATATTTTAAAATCACAACTTCAAGAGTGGCTTGAAGAGATATATACGCTGGTTTATGGATGCGCTAAAGATGACAAACGAATCGATAAAATGCTCTCTCATGCACCACAAATTTTAAATCTTATTTAG
- a CDS encoding metal-sulfur cluster assembly factor — MYSKEELFLAISTVIDPEVGFNLVEMGLIYDASCDVDGNAYVKMTLSTKACPMHQLIQQWVKEAVLKMANIKSVEIDLVWEPEWNITMADEHVKQALSRG; from the coding sequence ATGTATTCAAAAGAGGAGCTATTTTTAGCAATTTCAACTGTAATTGACCCAGAAGTTGGCTTTAATCTTGTAGAGATGGGGCTTATATATGATGCTTCATGTGATGTGGATGGAAATGCTTATGTAAAAATGACGCTCTCTACAAAAGCTTGTCCTATGCATCAGTTAATTCAGCAATGGGTAAAAGAGGCTGTTTTAAAGATGGCAAATATAAAGAGTGTAGAGATAGATTTAGTTTGGGAGCCAGAGTGGAATATCACAATGGCTGATGAACATGTAAAACAGGCATTAAGCAGAGGTTAA